From Leifsonia sp. fls2-241-R2A-40a, one genomic window encodes:
- a CDS encoding MFS transporter, with protein MTDTTTPAVFAEPVRKVPGRWIAAFAIGWLGVWMAQLAPIQKLLPDQVQARLNTDDWVQNVIAFGVISGISGVCAIVAYPLTGALSDRTTSRFGRRRPWIAAGAVVFAVSLVLLGLQTTMVGMGVFWSLALTGFCILTAALTATISDQVPVDQRGYVSGWISAPQAIGIILGVALVTYVFTGALVGYTAMAVLLLLLVLPFLFLPDAVLPKELRERMSLRGVIEGLWISPREHPDFGWTLLSRVLVNFGNAFGTSLLLYFLEFGLRDPNADDDLLILILVYMVFVIIASLVLGRLSDRLGRRKAFVFASSAVQGIAALLLAFVPELSVAIIAAGLLGIGYGCFLSVDQALATQVLPDPESRGKDLGIMNIALAVPQAVAPLFGAMIVAALGGFAGLFVLSAVFAFAGALAVARVKAVR; from the coding sequence ATGACGGACACCACGACGCCCGCTGTCTTCGCCGAACCGGTCCGCAAGGTCCCGGGCCGGTGGATCGCCGCCTTCGCCATCGGCTGGCTGGGGGTGTGGATGGCGCAGCTCGCGCCCATCCAGAAGCTCCTGCCCGACCAGGTGCAGGCCCGCCTGAACACCGACGACTGGGTGCAGAACGTCATCGCATTCGGCGTGATCTCGGGCATCTCGGGTGTCTGCGCGATCGTCGCGTACCCGCTGACCGGCGCCCTCTCGGACCGCACGACGAGCCGGTTCGGCCGCCGCCGGCCGTGGATCGCGGCGGGCGCGGTGGTGTTCGCCGTCTCGCTCGTGCTGCTCGGGCTGCAGACCACGATGGTCGGGATGGGCGTGTTCTGGTCGCTCGCGCTGACCGGCTTCTGCATCCTCACCGCCGCTCTCACCGCGACGATCAGCGACCAGGTCCCGGTCGACCAGCGCGGCTACGTGAGCGGCTGGATCAGTGCACCTCAGGCCATCGGCATCATCCTGGGCGTCGCGCTCGTCACCTACGTCTTCACCGGAGCACTCGTCGGCTACACCGCCATGGCGGTCCTCCTCCTGCTGCTGGTGCTGCCGTTCCTGTTCCTTCCGGACGCGGTGCTGCCGAAGGAGCTGCGGGAGCGGATGTCGCTGCGCGGCGTGATCGAGGGCCTGTGGATCAGCCCGCGCGAGCATCCCGACTTCGGCTGGACGCTGCTCAGCCGTGTGCTCGTCAATTTCGGCAATGCGTTCGGCACGTCGCTGCTGCTCTACTTCCTGGAGTTCGGCCTCCGCGACCCGAATGCCGACGACGACCTCCTCATCCTGATCCTCGTCTACATGGTGTTCGTCATCATCGCCTCGCTGGTGCTCGGGCGGCTCTCCGACCGGCTCGGGAGGCGCAAGGCCTTCGTCTTCGCCTCGTCGGCCGTGCAGGGCATCGCCGCCCTGCTGCTCGCCTTCGTGCCGGAGCTGTCGGTCGCCATCATCGCGGCGGGCCTGCTCGGGATCGGCTACGGCTGCTTCCTGTCGGTCGATCAGGCGCTCGCCACCCAGGTGCTGCCCGATCCCGAGAGCCGCGGCAAGGACCTCGGCATCATGAACATCGCCCTCGCCGTCCCGCAGGCGGTCGCGCCGCTGTTCGGCGCGATGATCGTCGCCGCCCTGGGCGGCTTCGCGGGGCTCTTCGTCCTCTCGGCCGTGTTCGCCTTCGCCGGCGCGCTCGCGGTCGCCCGAGTGAAAGCGGTGCGCTGA
- a CDS encoding alanine racemase, with product MTDLDLSTPPVAAERTWTTPDVFWPSLSAATVRLDPPLAVLHLPALRHNAHDLLRRAASGSGAGRPAKAIRVASKSVRVRSVLDAVLALPGYAGVLAYTLPEGLWLAEGDAEHPAIEDVVVGYPTADRAAIARLAASPELASRVTLMVDSVAHLDFIDAVVPPAQRETIRLCLELDSSWQAPVLGHVGVFRSPLYSAESVRAVAEAIVRRPGFALVGMMGYEAQIAGQGDNPTGKPAWGATLRWVQKNSREELLGRRGEAVSAVRGLAELEFVNGGGTGSIEFTASDESVTEIAAGSGLFGGHLFDTYRGFHPAPAASFALSVVRRPNAETAVLLGGGWIASGPPGADRLPKVEWPTGLSMVAREMAGEVQTPLTGAAAGVMRIGDRVWLRHTKSGELSEHVDGFQLVDTVDGRARVVGVAPTYRGDGRVFL from the coding sequence ATGACCGACCTCGACCTCTCGACTCCGCCCGTCGCAGCGGAGCGTACCTGGACGACGCCGGACGTGTTCTGGCCGTCGCTCTCGGCCGCGACCGTGCGGCTCGATCCTCCGCTCGCGGTGCTGCACCTGCCGGCGCTCCGGCACAATGCGCACGACCTGCTGCGCCGCGCGGCGAGCGGTTCCGGCGCCGGCCGGCCCGCGAAGGCGATCCGGGTCGCCTCCAAGTCGGTGCGCGTGCGCTCGGTGCTGGATGCGGTGCTCGCCCTCCCCGGGTACGCGGGCGTGCTCGCCTACACGCTCCCCGAGGGGCTGTGGCTCGCCGAGGGCGACGCCGAGCACCCCGCGATCGAGGATGTGGTGGTCGGGTACCCGACGGCCGACCGCGCGGCCATCGCGCGGCTGGCGGCCTCGCCGGAGCTGGCGTCGCGCGTCACCCTCATGGTCGACTCGGTCGCCCACCTGGACTTCATCGACGCGGTCGTCCCGCCGGCGCAGCGCGAGACCATCCGTCTGTGCCTCGAGCTTGATTCGTCGTGGCAGGCCCCGGTGCTCGGCCACGTCGGCGTGTTCCGTTCCCCGCTGTACTCGGCGGAGTCCGTCCGCGCGGTCGCCGAGGCGATCGTCCGACGCCCGGGGTTCGCGTTGGTCGGGATGATGGGGTACGAAGCGCAGATCGCCGGTCAGGGCGACAACCCGACCGGCAAGCCCGCCTGGGGCGCGACGCTGCGCTGGGTGCAGAAGAACTCGCGCGAGGAGCTGCTCGGCCGCCGAGGGGAGGCCGTCTCGGCGGTCCGCGGTCTCGCCGAGCTCGAATTCGTGAACGGCGGCGGGACGGGCTCGATCGAGTTCACCGCCTCCGACGAGTCGGTCACCGAGATCGCCGCCGGAAGCGGCCTGTTCGGCGGGCACCTCTTCGACACCTACCGCGGCTTCCATCCGGCACCCGCGGCGTCCTTCGCCCTCTCCGTCGTCCGGCGGCCGAATGCGGAGACCGCGGTGCTGCTCGGCGGCGGCTGGATCGCGTCCGGCCCTCCCGGAGCCGACCGGCTCCCGAAGGTCGAGTGGCCGACCGGCCTGTCGATGGTGGCGCGCGAGATGGCGGGCGAGGTGCAGACCCCGCTGACGGGAGCGGCGGCCGGGGTGATGCGCATCGGCGACCGCGTGTGGCTGCGGCACACGAAGTCGGGGGAGCTGAGCGAGCACGTCGACGGGTTCCAGCTGGTCGACACGGTCGACGGCCGCGCCCGCGTCGTCGGCGTCGCGCCCACGTACCGGGGCGACGGCAGGGTGTTCCTGTGA
- a CDS encoding D-arabinono-1,4-lactone oxidase: MTAAGGLWRNWGRTEAVRPQRVERPATPEAVQRAVLAAATKGMRIKPVGAGHSFTGIAVAPGVQLDLDDLSGIVDVDLERGRVTLAAGTRLHQLPQLLGPHGLALENMGDIDRQTIAGATSTGTHGTGGSFGGLATQIVGLTLVTGTGELLRIDETQNAELLPAARLGLGALGVIVDVTIQCVPAYLLQAVERPEPLQAALESYGERSAAEDHFEFYWFPHTETALTKTNTRLPLTAERKPLHPVGRWVDDELLANGLYRGVCAIGTVAPAAVPPFSRLAQRLTGNRDFTDHSPRVFVTNRTVRFREMEYALPREAVPSALAEVKALIERRGWRISFPIEVRSAAADDNWLSTAHGRASGYIAVHRYYREDHREYFGAVEEIMVAHEGRPHWGKLHTRDADALRTLYPHFDDFLAVRDRLDPERRFENAYLRRVLGP, from the coding sequence GTGACGGCGGCCGGCGGCCTGTGGCGCAACTGGGGCCGCACCGAGGCCGTGCGCCCGCAGCGGGTGGAGCGCCCGGCGACCCCGGAAGCGGTGCAGCGGGCCGTGCTGGCGGCCGCGACCAAGGGGATGCGCATCAAGCCGGTCGGAGCCGGGCACAGCTTCACCGGGATCGCGGTGGCTCCCGGAGTGCAGCTCGACCTCGACGACCTCAGCGGCATCGTGGATGTGGACCTCGAACGCGGGCGCGTGACGCTCGCCGCCGGGACGCGCCTGCACCAGCTGCCGCAGTTGCTCGGGCCCCACGGCCTGGCGCTCGAGAACATGGGCGACATCGACCGGCAGACGATCGCCGGCGCCACCTCCACCGGCACGCACGGGACCGGCGGATCGTTCGGCGGTCTCGCCACCCAGATCGTCGGCCTGACGCTGGTCACCGGGACCGGCGAGCTGCTGCGCATCGACGAGACGCAGAACGCCGAGCTGCTCCCGGCGGCCCGACTCGGGCTCGGCGCCCTCGGGGTGATCGTCGACGTCACCATCCAGTGCGTTCCGGCCTACCTGCTCCAGGCCGTCGAGCGCCCGGAGCCGCTGCAGGCGGCCCTCGAGAGCTATGGGGAGCGATCGGCGGCGGAGGACCACTTCGAGTTCTACTGGTTCCCGCACACCGAGACGGCCCTCACCAAGACGAACACCCGCCTGCCGCTCACCGCCGAACGCAAGCCGCTGCATCCCGTCGGGCGCTGGGTCGACGACGAGCTGCTCGCGAACGGCCTCTACCGCGGGGTCTGCGCCATCGGCACGGTCGCTCCGGCCGCGGTCCCGCCGTTCAGCCGCCTGGCGCAGCGGCTCACCGGCAACCGGGACTTCACCGACCACTCGCCGCGCGTCTTCGTCACCAATCGCACGGTGCGTTTCCGCGAGATGGAGTACGCGTTGCCGCGGGAGGCGGTCCCGTCTGCGCTCGCCGAGGTGAAGGCGCTGATCGAGCGCCGCGGCTGGCGCATCTCGTTCCCGATCGAGGTCCGCAGCGCGGCAGCCGACGACAACTGGCTGTCGACCGCGCACGGACGCGCGAGCGGCTACATCGCCGTGCACCGGTACTACCGGGAGGACCATCGCGAGTACTTCGGCGCCGTGGAGGAGATCATGGTCGCCCACGAGGGCCGACCGCACTGGGGCAAGCTGCACACCCGGGATGCGGACGCCCTGCGGACGCTGTACCCGCACTTCGACGACTTCCTCGCGGTCCGCGACCGGCTCGATCCCGAGCGCCGCTTCGAGAACGCGTACCTGCGCCGCGTCCTCGGCCCCTAG
- a CDS encoding M48 family metalloprotease, with amino-acid sequence MYRAIARNKRNTVFIILLFLVLIGALGWLAAYIYQSYTILVVVVIGAVLYALFQYYLASSQALSMSGAIPIQKADNPRLWNVVENLSITTGTPMPAVYIVNDPAPNAFATGRDPEHASVAATTGLLDIMTDAELEGVMAHELGHVRNYDIRLGMIVFGLTVAIGFIADIFLRMAFFGGNRNNNNGGGNPVVLVFGLVAAIVAPLVATLVQLAVSRQREYLADATGAMTTRHPDALASALLKLEAYGRPMRKQNSSMAHLWINDPLKPGLMARLFSTHPPIPERVERLEEMGGSF; translated from the coding sequence ATGTACAGGGCGATCGCCAGGAACAAGCGCAACACCGTCTTCATCATCCTGCTCTTCCTGGTCCTCATCGGTGCGCTCGGATGGCTGGCGGCGTACATCTATCAGAGCTACACGATCCTCGTGGTCGTGGTCATCGGGGCCGTGCTCTACGCGCTCTTCCAGTACTACTTGGCGAGCAGCCAGGCGCTGAGCATGTCGGGCGCCATCCCCATCCAGAAGGCCGACAACCCGCGGCTCTGGAACGTGGTCGAGAACCTGTCGATCACGACGGGGACCCCGATGCCGGCGGTCTACATCGTGAACGACCCGGCGCCGAACGCCTTCGCGACCGGTCGTGACCCCGAGCACGCGTCGGTCGCCGCGACCACCGGACTGCTCGACATCATGACCGACGCCGAACTCGAGGGCGTCATGGCGCACGAGCTCGGGCACGTCCGCAACTACGACATCCGGCTCGGGATGATCGTGTTCGGCCTGACCGTCGCGATCGGGTTCATCGCCGACATCTTCCTGCGGATGGCCTTCTTCGGCGGCAACCGGAACAACAACAACGGCGGCGGCAACCCCGTCGTCCTGGTGTTCGGCCTGGTCGCCGCGATCGTCGCGCCGCTGGTGGCGACCCTCGTCCAGCTGGCCGTCTCGCGGCAGCGGGAGTACCTGGCGGATGCGACCGGCGCCATGACCACGCGTCACCCGGACGCCCTGGCGAGCGCGCTGCTCAAGCTGGAGGCCTACGGCCGCCCCATGCGGAAGCAGAACTCGTCCATGGCTCACCTGTGGATCAACGACCCGCTGAAGCCCGGCCTCATGGCGCGACTGTTCTCCACGCACCCGCCGATCCCCGAGCGCGTCGAGCGCCTCGAGGAGATGGGCGGCAGCTTCTGA
- a CDS encoding LemA family protein, translated as MEWLIPVIIIVVIVAIIGIYLWATYNSLVTLKVRVDEAWSDITVQLKRRADLIPNLIETVKGYAAHEKGVFESVTQARAETLSAQSPGEASVAENHMQTALKSIFAVAEAYPQLQASQNFLRLQADLVDTEDKIQASRRFYNGGVREFNTKIRVFPNNMFARRLGFTGRDFFEVDNLAAIAEPPRVQF; from the coding sequence ATGGAATGGCTCATTCCGGTCATCATCATCGTCGTCATCGTGGCGATCATCGGGATCTATCTGTGGGCCACCTACAACTCCCTGGTCACCCTGAAGGTGCGTGTCGACGAGGCGTGGAGCGACATCACCGTCCAGCTCAAGCGGCGCGCCGACCTCATCCCGAACCTCATCGAGACGGTCAAGGGATACGCCGCGCACGAGAAGGGCGTGTTCGAGTCGGTGACGCAGGCGCGCGCCGAGACGCTCTCCGCGCAGAGCCCGGGTGAGGCGTCCGTCGCCGAGAACCACATGCAGACGGCGCTGAAGAGCATCTTCGCGGTGGCCGAGGCCTACCCCCAGCTGCAGGCGAGCCAGAACTTCCTGCGACTGCAGGCCGACCTGGTCGACACCGAGGACAAGATCCAGGCTTCACGCCGGTTCTACAACGGTGGCGTCCGCGAGTTCAACACCAAGATCAGGGTCTTCCCGAACAACATGTTCGCCCGGCGCCTCGGCTTCACGGGCCGCGATTTCTTCGAGGTCGACAACCTCGCAGCCATCGCCGAGCCCCCGCGCGTCCAGTTCTAG
- a CDS encoding TetR family transcriptional regulator: MSELAERRRPGRPRKERGAASARAGILRAAAEEFAERGYEAASLRAIARRAGVDSALVHHYFDGKPDLFAATLEAPLRPDRMLEIVLAGPREAVGESLVRYLLEQLDDDKSARRMIVILRTILGSGPGTRMVREFLSREVLSKLAALSDEPDATLRGELAASQLVGVMMTRYGLQVEPIASTPAEELVRRVGPVLQYHLFGGSGSTLS; encoded by the coding sequence GTGAGTGAGCTGGCGGAACGACGGCGCCCCGGCCGGCCGCGCAAGGAGCGCGGCGCGGCTTCGGCACGAGCCGGCATCCTCCGCGCCGCGGCGGAGGAGTTCGCCGAGCGCGGCTACGAGGCTGCGTCGCTCCGTGCCATCGCGCGCCGCGCAGGGGTCGACTCCGCCCTCGTCCACCACTACTTCGACGGCAAGCCGGATCTGTTCGCGGCCACGCTGGAGGCGCCCCTGCGCCCTGACCGGATGCTCGAGATCGTGCTCGCCGGGCCGAGGGAGGCGGTCGGCGAGTCCCTGGTGCGGTATCTGCTGGAGCAGCTCGACGACGACAAGTCCGCGCGTCGCATGATCGTCATCCTGCGCACCATCCTGGGCAGCGGACCCGGCACCCGGATGGTGCGCGAGTTCCTGTCGCGCGAGGTCCTGTCGAAGCTGGCCGCCCTCTCCGACGAGCCGGATGCGACCCTGCGCGGCGAGCTCGCGGCATCCCAGCTGGTCGGGGTCATGATGACGCGCTACGGGCTCCAGGTCGAGCCGATCGCGAGCACTCCGGCCGAGGAGCTGGTGCGCCGTGTCGGTCCGGTGCTGCAGTACCACCTGTTCGGAGGATCCGGCTCGACGCTCTCTTGA
- a CDS encoding ABC transporter ATP-binding protein, protein MMNSSDAVEPAVLIEGLHVRRGRTDVIPALDLHIPRGQVVGLLGPSGCGKTTLMRAIVGVQKIKGGTVSVLGQPARSAALRHRVGYVTQAASVYDDLTIRQNLDYFRRVLGAGKDDVERAIEATDLGDHSRRLVSTLSGGQRSRVSLAAALLGSPDLLVLDEPTVGLDPLLRVELWGLFHRLAEAGTSLLVSSHVMDEASRCDRLILMREGAVLADATPAELLAETGADDAGGAFLALLRHHARHALPGADADTDGNAGTDAARPEEAR, encoded by the coding sequence ATGATGAATTCGTCGGATGCGGTCGAGCCTGCCGTCCTGATCGAGGGGCTGCACGTGCGTCGCGGGCGCACGGACGTCATCCCGGCGCTCGACCTGCACATTCCGCGCGGCCAGGTGGTCGGGCTTCTGGGGCCGAGTGGATGCGGGAAGACGACCCTCATGCGCGCCATCGTCGGTGTGCAGAAGATCAAAGGCGGGACCGTCTCGGTGCTCGGGCAGCCCGCGAGATCCGCGGCGCTGCGTCACCGGGTCGGCTACGTCACGCAGGCGGCGAGCGTGTACGACGACCTGACCATCCGGCAGAACCTGGACTACTTCCGCCGGGTGCTCGGAGCGGGGAAGGACGACGTCGAGCGCGCCATCGAGGCGACCGACCTGGGCGACCACTCCCGTCGCCTGGTGTCGACACTGTCCGGCGGCCAGCGCAGCCGGGTGTCCCTCGCCGCCGCGCTCCTCGGCTCGCCCGACCTGCTCGTCCTCGACGAGCCGACGGTCGGGCTGGATCCGCTGCTGCGGGTCGAGCTGTGGGGACTGTTCCACCGGCTCGCGGAGGCGGGGACCAGCCTCCTCGTCTCCAGCCACGTGATGGATGAGGCGAGCCGCTGCGACCGCCTCATCCTGATGCGCGAAGGGGCGGTCCTCGCCGACGCGACCCCAGCCGAGCTGCTGGCGGAGACGGGGGCGGACGACGCCGGGGGCGCGTTCCTCGCGCTGCTCCGCCACCACGCCCGGCACGCCCTGCCGGGTGCGGATGCGGATACAGATGGGAACGCCGGCACGGATGCCGCACGTCCGGAGGAGGCACGATGA
- a CDS encoding ABC transporter permease has protein sequence MNPTRTLATTGRVLTQIRHDPRTVVLLLVVPSLLIGLVAWIFTDTTVFATIGPAILALFPFIVMFLVTSITTLRERRTGTLERLLSMPLGRGDFILGYTIAFGLLAIVQALLASAYAIWVCGLDVKGDPWLLVAVAVTDAVLGSTLGLFASAFARTEFQVVQFMPLLVFPQILLGGIFLPRDQLPAGLREISDWLPLSHAVDALNAVAGDTHDAAYVGGQLLILGAFALAAIVLSALTLQRRTA, from the coding sequence ATGAACCCGACGCGCACGCTGGCGACCACCGGACGGGTGCTCACCCAGATCCGCCACGACCCGCGCACCGTGGTGCTGCTGCTGGTCGTGCCCAGTCTGCTGATCGGCCTCGTCGCGTGGATCTTCACCGACACGACCGTGTTCGCGACGATCGGTCCGGCCATCCTGGCGCTGTTCCCGTTCATCGTGATGTTCCTGGTCACATCCATCACCACCCTGCGCGAGCGGCGGACCGGGACCCTCGAGCGGCTGCTGTCCATGCCGCTCGGACGAGGGGACTTCATCCTCGGCTACACGATCGCCTTCGGGCTGCTCGCGATCGTCCAGGCGCTGCTCGCCTCGGCCTACGCGATCTGGGTGTGCGGGCTGGATGTGAAGGGCGACCCGTGGCTGCTCGTCGCGGTCGCCGTGACGGATGCGGTGCTCGGCAGCACGCTCGGCCTGTTCGCCAGCGCGTTCGCCCGCACCGAGTTCCAGGTGGTGCAGTTCATGCCGCTGCTCGTCTTCCCGCAGATCCTGCTGGGCGGCATCTTCCTTCCGCGCGACCAGCTCCCCGCCGGGCTCCGCGAAATCAGCGACTGGCTTCCGCTGTCGCACGCGGTGGATGCGCTCAACGCGGTCGCCGGCGACACGCACGATGCCGCCTACGTGGGCGGCCAGCTCCTCATCCTGGGCGCCTTCGCGCTCGCCGCGATCGTCCTGAGCGCCCTGACCCTGCAGCGGCGCACGGCGTAG
- a CDS encoding crosslink repair DNA glycosylase YcaQ family protein, producing MVEQVSPALARRIALAAQGFGRPRPAVVGARQLNALVDRLGVLQIDSVNVFERSHYLPAFARLGGYDRTLLDRLTFDARGPHTEYWAHEAAFMRKEDWPLFAWRMRDYRERYGGPGSWYEVNDGTVEWLRGELAASGPLLAGDIEHDANHRTGPWWGWSEVKRALERMFLFGEVAVAGRTRFQRRYALTADVLPASILDRTVSDDDAIRELLRRAAVAYGIGTARDFADYYRIKGPRVAVALQELEDAGELIPVQVPGWESAGRPLRAWMHRDARKPRQIEAAALLSPFDPVVWFRDRALRMFGFHYRIEIYTPAPKRVYGYYSLPILLDDALVGRIDLKSDRQAGVLRVQSAWTEPDEPPVTLDRLVPLLHETAAWQGLERVEVADGARGDLAPLVAAAL from the coding sequence GTGGTTGAACAGGTCTCCCCCGCGCTCGCTCGTCGCATCGCGCTGGCCGCCCAAGGGTTCGGCCGGCCGCGGCCGGCCGTGGTGGGCGCACGTCAGCTCAACGCGCTCGTCGACCGTCTCGGGGTGCTCCAGATCGACTCGGTGAACGTGTTCGAGCGCAGCCATTACCTGCCCGCCTTCGCCCGGCTCGGCGGCTACGACCGCACGCTGCTCGATCGGCTGACCTTCGACGCGCGCGGCCCGCACACCGAGTACTGGGCGCACGAGGCCGCGTTCATGCGCAAGGAGGACTGGCCGCTGTTCGCCTGGCGGATGCGCGACTACCGCGAGCGGTACGGCGGGCCCGGGAGCTGGTACGAGGTGAACGACGGGACCGTGGAGTGGCTGCGCGGCGAGCTCGCCGCGAGCGGCCCGCTGCTGGCGGGCGACATCGAGCACGACGCGAACCACCGCACCGGACCGTGGTGGGGATGGTCGGAGGTGAAGCGGGCGCTCGAGCGGATGTTCCTGTTCGGCGAGGTCGCGGTCGCGGGCCGCACGCGGTTCCAGCGGCGGTACGCCCTCACCGCCGACGTCCTGCCGGCCAGCATCCTCGACCGGACGGTGAGCGACGACGACGCGATCCGCGAGCTGCTGCGCCGTGCCGCCGTCGCGTACGGCATCGGCACGGCGCGCGACTTCGCCGACTACTACCGGATCAAGGGCCCGCGGGTCGCGGTCGCCCTGCAGGAGCTGGAGGACGCGGGCGAGCTCATCCCGGTGCAGGTTCCCGGCTGGGAGAGCGCGGGCCGACCGCTCCGGGCGTGGATGCACCGCGACGCCCGCAAGCCACGGCAGATCGAGGCCGCCGCCCTGCTGTCGCCGTTCGACCCCGTGGTCTGGTTCCGAGACCGGGCGCTGCGGATGTTCGGCTTCCACTACCGCATCGAGATCTACACGCCCGCCCCGAAGCGGGTCTACGGCTACTACTCGCTCCCGATCCTGCTCGACGACGCACTGGTCGGTCGCATCGACCTGAAGAGCGACCGGCAGGCCGGCGTGCTGCGCGTGCAGTCGGCGTGGACGGAGCCGGACGAGCCGCCGGTGACGCTCGACCGCCTGGTGCCGCTGCTGCACGAGACGGCGGCGTGGCAGGGGCTGGAACGGGTCGAGGTCGCGGACGGCGCCCGGGGAGACCTCGCTCCGCTGGTCGCGGCCGCGCTCTAG